The following coding sequences are from one Lusitaniella coriacea LEGE 07157 window:
- the der gene encoding ribosome biogenesis GTPase Der: protein MSLPIVAIIGRPNVGKSMLVNRLASSQNAIVHDEPGITRDRTYQQAFWRDRDFLVVDTGGLIFDDDTEFLPSIREQAIAALQESQAAIFVVDGQAGPTPADEEIAQWIRQQSIPVLLAVNKCESPEQGIIQAAQFWELNLGEPYPISSIHGNGTGELLDELVNHLPPNAEIPEQPEINIAIVGRPNVGKSTLLNTITGESRAIVSPVSGTTRDAIDMRVERNGKIYRLIDTAGIRKKKNVEYGAEFFGINRAFKAIKRADVVLLVIDAVDGITEQDQKLANRIIEEGRAAVIIMNKWDAVEKDAYTIYEYETHVKDRFYFLEWAEVLFVSALTGKRVEKTLDAIDRAAGEHQRRVSTAVINEVLQEALAWHSPPATRQGKQGKIYYGTQVRIQPPTITLFVNDPKRFNDNYRRYIDRQFREALGFTGTPIRLLWRGKRVREVERTINPATRV, encoded by the coding sequence ATGTCTTTACCTATTGTTGCAATTATTGGTCGCCCAAATGTGGGCAAATCGATGCTAGTCAATCGTTTGGCGAGCAGTCAAAATGCGATCGTTCACGACGAACCGGGAATCACGCGCGATCGCACGTACCAACAAGCCTTCTGGCGCGATCGCGATTTTCTTGTTGTAGATACGGGAGGGTTGATTTTTGATGATGATACCGAATTTTTACCCTCGATTCGAGAACAAGCGATCGCGGCACTTCAAGAATCCCAAGCCGCAATCTTTGTCGTAGACGGTCAAGCAGGCCCCACGCCAGCAGATGAAGAAATTGCCCAATGGATTCGCCAGCAATCGATTCCCGTCCTCCTCGCCGTCAATAAATGTGAATCTCCCGAACAAGGTATTATTCAAGCCGCTCAATTTTGGGAACTCAATCTTGGCGAACCGTATCCCATCTCTAGCATTCACGGTAACGGAACCGGGGAACTTTTAGACGAGTTGGTGAATCATCTCCCCCCCAACGCAGAAATTCCCGAACAGCCGGAAATTAACATTGCCATTGTTGGTCGTCCGAATGTGGGCAAATCAACCCTATTAAACACGATTACCGGAGAATCTCGCGCGATCGTCAGTCCTGTTTCCGGAACCACTCGCGATGCCATTGATATGCGCGTCGAACGAAACGGCAAAATCTATCGTCTCATTGACACCGCAGGTATCCGCAAAAAGAAAAATGTCGAATACGGGGCGGAATTTTTTGGGATTAATCGCGCCTTCAAAGCCATTAAACGTGCGGATGTCGTTCTTTTGGTCATCGATGCGGTTGACGGCATTACCGAACAGGATCAAAAACTCGCCAATCGCATTATCGAAGAAGGTCGCGCGGCAGTCATTATCATGAACAAATGGGATGCCGTTGAAAAAGATGCTTACACCATCTATGAATACGAAACCCACGTAAAAGACCGCTTCTATTTCCTTGAATGGGCAGAAGTCCTCTTTGTTAGCGCCCTCACTGGAAAGCGGGTTGAAAAAACTCTCGACGCGATCGATCGCGCCGCAGGAGAACACCAACGTCGCGTCAGCACTGCGGTGATTAACGAAGTCCTGCAAGAAGCCCTTGCTTGGCACTCTCCCCCTGCCACTCGCCAGGGCAAACAGGGGAAAATTTACTACGGAACGCAAGTCAGAATCCAACCGCCCACCATTACTCTGTTTGTGAACGATCCCAAGCGCTTTAACGATAATTATCGCCGCTACATCGATCGGCAATTCCGCGAAGCTTTGGGTTTCACGGGAACGCCCATTCGCTTGCTGTGGCGCGGTAAAAGGGTGCGAGAGGTGGAAAGAACGATTAACCCCGCAACTCGCGTGTAG
- a CDS encoding energy-coupling factor transporter transmembrane component T family protein translates to MDLLRSLPIGLYLEQPSTWLHALDPRVKLAWLMSFLFAPVLATAPWRVGLVAVLVLMTLSARIPLRVWKQQMGWLLMIGVFAFIITTIAPDGLNIDYQPRLPESAIAPTEPTPYQYILYEMGRVKITRRSLDLAIRISTILFTLIYSSSLYLLTTAPEEITAALEYVMGPLRRFKVPVTEIVLTLTLSLRFIPLVLEEVQNLIRSVSTRSINWKKLGIRKSLQVWLIVIDRVLENLLLRAEQIAIAMDVRGFTTPSRHRVQWNILRLRRIDLVALGILPLFWWARVMFGGMG, encoded by the coding sequence ATGGATTTACTTCGATCGCTCCCTATCGGACTCTATCTCGAACAACCTTCAACCTGGTTGCACGCACTCGATCCCAGAGTCAAACTAGCTTGGCTGATGAGCTTTTTGTTTGCTCCTGTTCTTGCAACTGCCCCTTGGCGCGTTGGTTTGGTTGCAGTGCTGGTTTTAATGACCCTTTCTGCTCGAATTCCCCTGCGGGTGTGGAAGCAGCAAATGGGGTGGTTATTGATGATAGGAGTCTTTGCTTTTATTATCACAACCATTGCGCCGGATGGTTTGAACATTGATTATCAACCTCGCCTTCCCGAAAGCGCGATCGCGCCCACCGAACCCACACCATACCAATACATCCTGTATGAAATGGGACGGGTGAAAATCACGCGCCGTTCGTTGGACTTAGCGATTCGGATTAGCACGATTCTTTTTACCCTGATCTACAGCAGTAGCCTATATTTACTGACCACTGCCCCTGAAGAAATTACCGCAGCGCTAGAGTACGTAATGGGCCCTCTGCGGCGTTTCAAGGTTCCCGTCACCGAAATCGTCCTAACGCTAACCCTCTCCTTGCGCTTTATTCCTTTGGTACTAGAAGAAGTGCAAAATTTAATTCGTTCGGTGAGTACGCGATCGATTAATTGGAAAAAACTCGGCATTCGTAAAAGCCTGCAAGTTTGGCTGATTGTCATCGATCGCGTATTGGAAAATCTTTTGTTGCGCGCCGAACAAATCGCGATCGCGATGGACGTTCGCGGATTCACAACTCCCAGTCGCCATCGCGTTCAATGGAATATCTTACGCCTGCGCCGCATCGATTTGGTTGCCTTGGGAATTTTACCCCTCTTTTGGTGGGCGAGAGTGATGTTTGGCGGAATGGGGTGA
- a CDS encoding ankyrin repeat domain-containing protein, translating to MDEQLFAAIESRNLERVQELLAAGANPNAKKGDETAYELAKYNADEIKCALIEAGANDPELKHSLVWAVGTNRIETVRTLIEKGADVNMASIGAGSPLKFAASQGNCEIVDLLIAAGADANDGNMSGTPLSQAIEREHFEVALKLIAAGAAPTYTTKFGGSVPPIGMAAARGSAEVVRALIEAGAEVNAEVRHITINRTLIQKQAGAALQSVFELLETTGKAMDKLDKEETTPSEIDKTVESVDLAANRAQLSGSQMAQPENAVDTYPVILAARCGHSDTLQVLLEAGADPYQKDGEGLAACDWAIRNEYPHILEVLRRFDADTPKVSPEEYLLDAAEQGDVSAVEEWLEKGAAVDTRDVRRQTRHYTPLMLAAAQGYPEVARVLLDAGADANVRDRVDSNQKQPNGMILDHCSYDTLREMGFVLGLTPLMLAAMQGHVSVVELLIARQTDVNARDCLDKDALCLACSNGHLDVVRALVNAGVSINQQDSQGDTPLLLALSHQHIPLATFLVESGADVNAKNEEKRTPLMAAIHEEEYLEIIQTLVERGADVNAVSEDGDTAMTLADLFEHHRIVKFLVKQGAEKQCWDERDDDDENEDEEDRWGSEIPQPDFSQAAQNPEYQKAVADLGEICGSRPVAMYDDIPGWFQVHVNSARREGIKTEELQQQFLERGCFIYEPDNYFDSEGPKKLNILPTTDKYDAIALHQTNGCNEGVGPGYIVEWLQELEAQQPFVLTLVAHDTLNGRFLTPIQDPEGLAKQMYNLCSDLVDQGCGSVERLADSLREGDRLYFWWD from the coding sequence ATGGACGAACAACTCTTTGCCGCCATTGAGTCGCGAAATCTGGAACGGGTGCAAGAACTACTCGCTGCGGGGGCAAACCCCAACGCAAAAAAGGGCGACGAAACCGCCTACGAACTGGCAAAGTACAACGCAGATGAAATTAAATGCGCCTTAATCGAAGCTGGGGCAAATGATCCCGAACTCAAGCATTCCCTAGTGTGGGCAGTCGGAACGAATCGCATTGAAACCGTCAGGACGCTGATTGAAAAAGGTGCGGATGTGAATATGGCATCCATTGGTGCGGGAAGTCCCCTGAAATTTGCCGCGAGTCAGGGAAATTGCGAAATTGTCGATCTACTAATCGCAGCAGGCGCGGATGCCAACGACGGTAACATGAGCGGCACGCCATTATCGCAAGCCATCGAACGAGAACATTTTGAAGTTGCCCTCAAACTCATTGCCGCAGGCGCGGCTCCTACTTACACAACTAAATTTGGCGGCAGCGTCCCTCCCATCGGCATGGCAGCCGCACGAGGCTCGGCAGAAGTTGTTCGAGCGCTAATTGAGGCGGGAGCAGAGGTTAACGCTGAAGTTCGACATATTACCATCAATCGCACCCTCATTCAAAAACAAGCAGGAGCTGCCCTACAATCAGTCTTTGAACTGCTGGAAACGACGGGAAAAGCGATGGATAAGCTCGACAAGGAAGAGACAACACCCTCCGAAATCGACAAAACCGTTGAATCTGTCGATCTTGCTGCCAATCGCGCTCAACTGTCCGGTTCCCAAATGGCTCAACCGGAAAATGCTGTCGATACTTATCCCGTCATCCTCGCGGCGCGTTGCGGTCATAGCGACACACTGCAAGTGCTGCTAGAAGCGGGGGCTGACCCTTACCAGAAAGATGGCGAAGGACTCGCCGCTTGTGATTGGGCAATTCGCAATGAATATCCCCACATCTTGGAAGTTTTGCGTCGCTTCGATGCGGATACCCCCAAAGTGAGTCCGGAGGAATATTTACTCGATGCTGCCGAACAGGGGGATGTCAGCGCTGTGGAAGAGTGGCTTGAAAAGGGTGCAGCCGTCGATACGCGGGACGTGCGGCGGCAAACGAGGCACTATACGCCGTTGATGTTAGCGGCGGCTCAAGGGTATCCGGAGGTTGCCAGGGTGCTGCTGGATGCAGGGGCTGATGCTAATGTACGCGATCGCGTCGATTCCAACCAAAAACAGCCCAACGGTATGATTCTCGATCATTGTAGTTACGACACCTTGAGGGAGATGGGCTTTGTCTTGGGATTAACGCCGTTGATGTTGGCTGCTATGCAAGGACACGTCAGCGTTGTTGAGCTATTGATTGCCCGCCAAACTGATGTAAATGCGCGAGATTGTTTGGACAAAGATGCGTTGTGTCTGGCTTGCAGCAACGGTCATTTGGATGTCGTTCGAGCCTTAGTTAATGCGGGTGTCAGTATCAACCAGCAGGATTCCCAAGGCGATACGCCTCTTTTACTGGCGCTGAGTCATCAACACATTCCTCTAGCAACGTTCTTGGTTGAATCTGGCGCTGATGTCAATGCAAAAAATGAAGAGAAAAGAACCCCTTTGATGGCGGCGATACACGAGGAGGAATATCTAGAAATCATCCAAACGCTGGTCGAACGAGGGGCGGATGTCAATGCAGTATCTGAAGATGGGGATACAGCGATGACTTTGGCAGATCTCTTTGAGCATCATCGAATTGTCAAATTTTTGGTCAAGCAGGGGGCGGAAAAGCAATGCTGGGACGAACGCGATGATGACGACGAGAATGAAGATGAAGAGGATCGCTGGGGATCCGAAATTCCGCAGCCGGATTTTTCCCAAGCTGCCCAAAATCCCGAATATCAAAAAGCAGTGGCAGATTTAGGGGAAATTTGTGGCAGTCGCCCTGTCGCAATGTATGACGATATCCCCGGCTGGTTTCAGGTTCACGTCAATAGCGCGCGGCGAGAGGGGATCAAAACGGAGGAGTTGCAACAACAATTTTTAGAACGGGGGTGTTTCATTTACGAACCCGATAACTATTTCGATAGCGAGGGCCCTAAAAAACTGAATATTTTGCCCACTACAGATAAGTATGACGCGATCGCGCTGCACCAAACCAATGGGTGTAATGAAGGCGTGGGACCCGGTTACATTGTTGAATGGTTGCAAGAACTCGAAGCCCAACAGCCATTTGTTTTGACTTTGGTTGCCCATGATACCCTTAATGGTCGCTTTCTCACGCCAATTCAAGACCCTGAAGGATTGGCAAAACAAATGTACAATCTTTGCAGCGATCTAGTAGACCAAGGCTGTGGTTCTGTCGAACGGTTAGCAGACAGTCTGCGGGAAGGCGACAGGCTTTATTTTTGGTGGGATTAA
- the pipX gene encoding transcriptional coactivator PipX: MDSNETYLNHPTFGLLYKVCLIEEYQELFTTLYAQRLFFLVKSNPTIAFNAIGRSDARLLVENRMRQLRRAGASEEYKELQKVYQRTFH; the protein is encoded by the coding sequence ATGGATAGTAACGAAACCTATTTGAATCATCCAACGTTTGGTTTGCTCTATAAAGTCTGTTTGATTGAAGAGTACCAAGAATTGTTTACGACGCTCTACGCCCAGCGTCTCTTCTTTTTGGTGAAAAGCAATCCAACCATTGCCTTTAACGCGATCGGTCGTTCTGATGCTCGTCTGTTAGTCGAAAATCGGATGCGCCAGCTTCGTCGCGCTGGCGCATCGGAAGAGTATAAAGAACTACAAAAAGTCTATCAACGAACGTTTCATTGA
- the bioU gene encoding (S)-8-amino-7-oxononanoate synthase BioU — MMQAEGKGLMKVGVLGFGGLGQAAARVLEPKGEMVWVAAADRKGYAYCGDGLTIADCVSAYRDRGSIGYLEPNGTLSNESIVELVQQAKVDGYFLALPNLPNTFMAEVVKQFIQSGWQGVLVDALKRTSAMEQILQLQDELQAAGITYMTGCGATPGLLTAAAAIAAQSYAEIHSVKITFGVGIANWEAYQATIREDIAHLPGYDVERARAMSDGEVGALLDKTNGILALENMEHADDLMLELGGICSRDRVTVGGIVDTRNPKKPLSTNVQVTGRTFEGKTSTHTFTLGDETSMAANVCGPAFGYLKAGLSLHRRGIHGLFTATEVMPQFVR, encoded by the coding sequence ATGATGCAAGCGGAAGGGAAAGGTTTGATGAAGGTTGGCGTATTGGGATTTGGCGGCTTGGGACAAGCTGCGGCGAGGGTTCTCGAACCGAAAGGAGAAATGGTTTGGGTTGCGGCGGCGGATCGAAAAGGATATGCCTATTGTGGTGATGGATTGACGATCGCGGATTGTGTTTCGGCATATCGCGATCGCGGATCGATTGGATATTTGGAACCCAATGGGACACTAAGCAACGAGAGTATTGTTGAATTGGTGCAACAGGCAAAGGTTGACGGTTATTTTCTCGCGCTGCCCAATTTGCCAAATACCTTCATGGCAGAGGTGGTTAAGCAGTTTATTCAGTCGGGATGGCAAGGGGTTCTAGTAGATGCCTTGAAGCGCACCAGTGCGATGGAGCAAATTCTGCAACTCCAGGACGAATTGCAAGCGGCTGGAATTACTTATATGACAGGGTGCGGTGCGACTCCTGGTTTGCTCACCGCAGCAGCCGCGATCGCGGCGCAAAGTTACGCGGAGATCCACAGCGTTAAAATTACGTTTGGGGTCGGTATTGCCAATTGGGAAGCGTATCAAGCAACGATTCGCGAGGATATTGCCCATCTTCCCGGTTACGATGTGGAACGGGCAAGGGCGATGAGCGATGGGGAAGTAGGAGCGCTGTTGGATAAGACGAACGGAATTTTGGCGTTGGAGAATATGGAACACGCCGACGATCTGATGTTGGAGTTAGGGGGAATTTGTTCACGCGATCGCGTGACCGTTGGCGGCATTGTCGATACGCGCAACCCCAAAAAACCCCTGAGTACCAACGTACAAGTCACCGGACGCACCTTTGAAGGAAAAACGTCCACTCATACTTTCACCCTAGGGGATGAAACCAGTATGGCAGCTAATGTCTGCGGCCCTGCATTCGGCTATCTCAAAGCAGGTTTATCCCTCCATCGTCGCGGAATCCACGGCTTATTTACCGCAACAGAGGTGATGCCTCAGTTTGTTCGTTGA
- a CDS encoding DUF2997 domain-containing protein, translating to MSMETLEFVIYPDGRVREKVTGIVGASCAEVTAAIEAQLGRVVSHEKTAEHYAQNQSFLTAATHQQATWGS from the coding sequence ATGAGCATGGAAACCCTAGAGTTCGTTATTTATCCCGACGGTCGAGTTCGAGAGAAAGTGACTGGCATCGTTGGTGCCTCTTGTGCCGAAGTCACGGCTGCAATTGAAGCTCAACTCGGACGAGTTGTTTCTCATGAGAAAACCGCCGAACACTACGCCCAAAATCAATCGTTTTTAACCGCAGCAACTCACCAGCAAGCCACTTGGGGCAGTTAG
- a CDS encoding DUF1257 domain-containing protein → MSHFSNIKTQIRNLTSLKEALNDIDIDWKEGPCTVRGYQGQTRNAEVAIAQNNNYDIGFSWNGSEYELIADLQYWQQPWSVEGFLNRVTQRYAYRTVLKETEKQGFQVAEHQKNEDGSLRLVVQRWSA, encoded by the coding sequence ATGTCACATTTCAGCAACATCAAAACTCAAATCCGCAATCTTACTTCTCTTAAAGAAGCCCTAAACGATATTGATATCGATTGGAAAGAAGGACCCTGCACCGTTCGCGGATACCAGGGACAAACCCGAAATGCGGAAGTCGCGATCGCGCAAAATAATAATTACGACATCGGTTTTAGCTGGAATGGCAGCGAATACGAACTGATTGCAGACTTGCAATATTGGCAGCAACCTTGGTCTGTCGAAGGATTCCTCAATCGCGTCACTCAGCGCTACGCCTACCGCACCGTCCTTAAAGAAACTGAAAAACAAGGTTTCCAAGTCGCCGAACACCAGAAGAATGAAGATGGTTCCCTTCGCCTCGTCGTACAACGCTGGAGTGCCTAA
- a CDS encoding ferredoxin: MADFEPNPERSGLEPELGGILRDFPDRSGFEPELGGELRQKGVYVDEPTCIGCKHCAHVAPNTFYIEPDYGRSRVICQDSDSEASIQEAIDTCPVDCIHWVDYTELKKLEEERRFQIIKNLGLPANPSALAAQNRSKRKRKNTKPR; the protein is encoded by the coding sequence ATGGCTGACTTTGAACCCAACCCAGAACGATCGGGTTTAGAACCGGAATTGGGTGGAATATTGCGGGATTTCCCAGATCGCTCTGGCTTTGAGCCGGAATTGGGGGGAGAACTGCGGCAAAAAGGCGTTTACGTCGATGAGCCAACCTGTATCGGTTGCAAGCATTGCGCTCATGTTGCCCCTAATACGTTTTACATCGAACCCGACTACGGGCGATCGCGCGTCATCTGCCAAGATAGCGACTCGGAAGCCTCAATTCAAGAAGCCATCGATACCTGTCCGGTGGACTGCATCCATTGGGTTGATTACACCGAACTCAAAAAGCTGGAAGAAGAGCGGAGATTTCAAATTATTAAAAATTTGGGCTTACCCGCCAATCCCTCCGCTCTCGCCGCTCAAAATCGAAGCAAGCGAAAGCGCAAAAACACAAAACCCCGATAG
- a CDS encoding AIM24 family protein yields MTLFKLKNDRLLETILKQEKVMALAGSMVAYEGSVKFEKALLGGEGLLGVVKRKFTSETVDLMVCKGTGTIYFAHKAKEVSVISLEGEKLVVESSNLLASDDSLKTDVAFAGLRGATSGQGLFTTTLEGIGSVALLSEGNLIMLEVSSSYPLCVDPDAFVGYKGNVRQEFIFDVNWKTVVGETSGETYQLKFTGSGVVYIQPSERQKPQS; encoded by the coding sequence ATGACTCTCTTCAAACTTAAAAACGATCGCTTGCTAGAAACGATCCTCAAACAAGAAAAAGTAATGGCACTAGCAGGCTCGATGGTTGCCTATGAGGGATCGGTGAAATTTGAGAAAGCACTTCTCGGTGGAGAAGGATTGCTGGGAGTTGTGAAGCGCAAATTTACGTCTGAAACCGTCGATCTCATGGTATGCAAAGGCACAGGAACGATTTACTTTGCCCATAAAGCCAAAGAAGTTTCCGTTATTTCCTTAGAAGGCGAAAAGCTAGTTGTCGAAAGCAGCAACCTGCTTGCCTCTGACGACTCTTTGAAAACCGACGTTGCTTTTGCCGGATTGCGAGGTGCCACCTCCGGTCAGGGACTATTTACCACAACCCTTGAGGGAATTGGCTCTGTCGCCCTTCTCTCTGAGGGAAACTTAATTATGTTGGAAGTCAGCTCTTCCTACCCCCTCTGCGTCGATCCCGATGCCTTTGTTGGGTACAAAGGAAATGTACGACAAGAATTTATCTTTGATGTCAACTGGAAAACCGTAGTAGGGGAAACGTCTGGGGAAACCTATCAACTCAAATTTACTGGCAGTGGCGTTGTCTATATTCAGCCCTCGGAACGCCAAAAACCGCAATCTTAA
- a CDS encoding AIM24 family protein, translated as MVAYTLINEKMLAVGLTRERVYAKKGSMISYQGDLRFQRSFLAGGGIQNLAMRQATKEELLVMSAQGTGQAYYAYNGLYVTVITLEGETMYVESDSLLAFDDRLRIGTVFLGNQGAIQGMIKGVVTDQGLFTTRLEGQGELAIVSHGNAIALEVEPQKPIFVDPNAYIGHKGQLQSQLVTDINWKTLIGKTSGESYQLKFVGAGAVYIQAYERETQP; from the coding sequence ATGGTCGCCTATACATTAATTAACGAAAAAATGCTGGCAGTTGGACTGACCCGCGAACGAGTTTATGCAAAAAAAGGGTCGATGATTTCCTATCAAGGCGATCTGCGCTTTCAGCGCTCCTTCTTAGCGGGAGGAGGAATTCAGAACCTAGCGATGCGCCAAGCAACGAAAGAAGAACTATTGGTGATGTCTGCCCAGGGAACCGGACAAGCTTATTATGCTTACAACGGCTTGTATGTCACGGTCATTACGTTAGAGGGAGAGACGATGTATGTGGAGAGCGATAGCCTCCTTGCTTTTGACGATCGCTTGCGGATTGGAACGGTGTTTCTGGGCAATCAGGGAGCGATTCAAGGCATGATTAAAGGAGTAGTGACCGACCAAGGTTTATTTACGACTCGATTGGAGGGACAAGGGGAGTTAGCGATTGTTTCCCACGGAAATGCGATCGCGCTCGAGGTCGAACCTCAAAAGCCAATTTTCGTCGATCCCAACGCCTATATCGGTCACAAAGGACAGTTGCAATCCCAACTTGTCACCGATATTAATTGGAAAACCTTAATTGGTAAAACTTCTGGGGAAAGCTACCAACTCAAATTTGTTGGAGCAGGAGCGGTATATATTCAAGCTTACGAACGCGAGACGCAGCCATGA
- a CDS encoding AIM24 family protein has translation MIYTYETLPRNDRLNRFSYCLDVSQKMFIRNGAAIAYYGSLRFESIGSSLLDMLVQEAFNAPRYVNNFVIVTGQGKLLLGDRGLDLASYDLTDAHFTVKSSRVVAFDPSLICQESTLHGYLTFLGTGQLIASSNGPVHFLEPPVRVDPDAVLGWSDAPSPSYHYDYDYIKGILSTAGSLAGISLSGEEKQLDFIGQGTVLVQSSER, from the coding sequence ATGATCTATACCTACGAAACCCTCCCCAGGAACGATCGCCTCAATCGTTTCAGTTATTGCTTGGATGTTTCCCAGAAAATGTTTATTCGCAACGGAGCCGCGATCGCGTACTATGGTTCTCTCCGCTTTGAATCGATCGGCTCCAGCTTGCTCGATATGTTAGTCCAGGAAGCTTTTAACGCCCCTCGCTACGTCAATAACTTTGTAATTGTTACAGGACAGGGAAAATTACTACTGGGCGATCGCGGACTCGATTTAGCCTCCTACGACTTAACCGACGCACACTTCACCGTCAAAAGTTCTCGCGTCGTTGCGTTCGATCCCTCTCTGATTTGCCAAGAATCGACCTTGCACGGCTACCTAACCTTTCTGGGTACGGGACAGTTAATCGCCTCTTCCAATGGTCCGGTTCACTTTCTCGAACCCCCGGTTCGCGTCGATCCCGATGCAGTCTTGGGCTGGTCTGATGCCCCCAGTCCCTCCTATCATTACGACTACGACTACATCAAAGGCATTCTCAGCACTGCGGGGAGCCTAGCCGGAATTTCCCTATCGGGAGAGGAGAAGCAACTTGACTTTATCGGTCAAGGAACGGTCTTAGTCCAGTCCTCCGAACGCTGA
- a CDS encoding 2Fe-2S iron-sulfur cluster-binding protein produces MANIKFVKEEKEIIAADGANLREKALENDIDIYTMMGKITNCGGYGQCGTCIVEIIEGEENLSERTDFEQRKLRKKPDSYRLACQTLVNGPISVNTKP; encoded by the coding sequence ATGGCTAATATTAAATTCGTAAAAGAAGAGAAAGAAATAATTGCTGCCGATGGAGCCAACTTACGAGAAAAAGCCCTAGAAAACGACATCGACATTTACACCATGATGGGCAAAATAACTAACTGTGGTGGCTACGGTCAATGCGGAACCTGTATCGTCGAGATTATTGAAGGTGAGGAAAATCTCTCCGAACGCACTGATTTTGAGCAGCGCAAACTGCGAAAAAAACCCGATTCTTACCGTTTAGCCTGCCAAACCCTGGTTAATGGACCAATTAGCGTGAATACCAAGCCTTAA
- the psbM gene encoding photosystem II reaction center protein PsbM produces the protein MQVNDLGFVATILFVFVPVVFLLILYIQTASRSSKSE, from the coding sequence ATGCAAGTTAACGATCTCGGCTTTGTGGCTACCATTCTATTTGTCTTTGTTCCTGTCGTTTTCCTACTGATTCTGTACATCCAAACGGCAAGCCGAAGCAGCAAAAGCGAATAA
- a CDS encoding universal stress protein, which translates to MIQKILLADSGTGHSVEMLQSLMDLPAIQGASVTALHVVSQQLSKDAMEEKSQEGEKLLEKTVQTLKLDPSKISKLLRQGDPKSVVCKTAEEINADLIIMGSRGLKRLVSILENSVSQYVFQLTDRPMLLVKDDIYVKKIKRVMVALDKSGAAQVSLDLACFLLRGYSDAELILTRINPDLDPKLLPLSKEDTENNPVMAESIPKVKNQGIKYRCVVTAGRPGQQICNLAEEYNADLLILGSPDRRPSVAKVLPDLDRLLGTSLSDYVRVNANCPVLLARKEFA; encoded by the coding sequence ATGATTCAAAAAATTTTATTAGCCGATTCTGGAACCGGACACTCTGTTGAAATGCTCCAGTCCTTGATGGATTTACCCGCCATTCAAGGAGCATCTGTCACCGCTTTGCACGTTGTTTCCCAGCAACTCTCAAAAGATGCAATGGAAGAAAAATCTCAAGAGGGAGAAAAACTTCTCGAAAAAACCGTACAAACCCTTAAGCTAGACCCCAGCAAGATTTCAAAACTCTTGCGTCAAGGCGATCCCAAGTCCGTTGTTTGCAAAACCGCAGAAGAAATCAATGCAGATCTAATAATCATGGGTTCGCGGGGACTCAAGCGATTGGTTTCGATCCTGGAAAACTCTGTCAGTCAATATGTTTTTCAGCTTACAGACCGTCCGATGTTGTTGGTTAAGGACGATATTTACGTCAAGAAAATCAAGCGCGTGATGGTTGCGCTGGATAAATCCGGTGCGGCTCAAGTTTCTCTCGATCTAGCCTGTTTTTTACTCCGAGGCTATAGCGATGCTGAGTTAATTCTTACGCGGATTAATCCAGATTTAGATCCTAAGCTCTTGCCCCTCTCAAAAGAAGATACAGAGAACAATCCTGTCATGGCTGAGTCAATTCCCAAAGTCAAGAATCAAGGGATTAAATATCGGTGCGTGGTGACGGCAGGACGACCAGGACAACAAATTTGCAATCTCGCCGAGGAATATAATGCCGATCTATTGATTTTAGGATCTCCGGATCGACGACCCTCTGTGGCAAAAGTATTGCCCGATCTCGATCGCTTGTTGGGAACGTCTCTATCGGATTACGTGCGCGTTAATGCCAACTGTCCGGTATTGCTAGCACGGAAGGAATTTGCTTAA